From the genome of Mya arenaria isolate MELC-2E11 chromosome 5, ASM2691426v1:
TTGACGAATCGACACCCGGAAGATTACTCGTGAAGTTTGAGTTCTCTTCTTGAGAATGGAAGCTAGGCTCTCTGGGTAATACGCTACCAGGACTTTGGTTTGCAGCATAACAATTGTAGGGTGGCAAGATTTCTGGCTTCTCGTTGAAGCGTTGACCTTGAACACAAGGGTATGGCTTTTGATTATCTGGTTCACTTTGGCACAACTGAGGGGGATTCATTTTGTAGTAATGATTGTCATTGTTCATTCCTTCAACTCCGTAAGATGGGAGGTAACCTTGGCTACCGACTGGTACATGCGGTCCACTATTTTCCTGAAAACCAGTCTGAGTATTCAATGGGGGCTGAGATTCCGGATAAGTTTTGTTCGTGTTGTCATTTGACATTTGAGTATCGGAGTCAGAGTCAGTGAGATGAGAGCTCGATATCGATGCACTCATCGAGTCCTCTGTGCTTTTCAGCATACTTATGGCACCTTCAGTAGAAGACATTCTGGATCGCTTATTTTGCGCTCGCCTACTCACAAAATCCGGTAAAGACCACCGCCGTGCAACAACCTTTGAACACTTTGGTTTTGACTTTTTGCAATTCTCACTTAAGGGAGACAACAAACATTCACTAGATTTAGCACTGACAGAGTTACCCTTCTTTACCTTCTTTGGAGAAAGTAAGGTAGGGGAGAGAACTTTGGTATCTGAGGATGCTGAGACAGAGTTACTCCCCTTTCTGTTTGGTGAAACCAATGAGGGGGATAGTAATTCCTTGCTCCTTCGACGTTTTCTCACTTCATTTACTTGCTGACTTAGTATCAGTAACTCATCTTTTCTACTCGTACTTCCCTTAGTAGGGGAGGTAACTTTGAATTCGCAAGATTTTGGTGAGCAAAGCTCCGGGGATTTTAAACCACCGAAATTGTCAGCTTTCGAAGTTTGGGGTATTTCAATTCTCAAAACTGGAAGACTTACATGCAGATCTTTAACTATATGTTTTTTGAATGCCTTATTACCAGAATTTTCCGCTAATTGGACATTTTCACTTGCAGTACTATCTTTTGAGTCATTGGTCTGATCAGATTCAGAACTTTTCGCCTTTTTTTCCCTATTGTCTGTTTTATTTTCCTCTATTGCACAACCCTTAGAACATTCAATGGATTTCGTTATGTTAACTAAAGCACCATTGGAGTCATTTCTCAATTCATTCTTTTCACCTGCAGTATGTTCAACTTTAGTTTTTATCTGCTGAGATTGATCAACTGATTCAGATACACAATCATCAGCTTCCGTCAAGTCAATATGAACACTTGAGTTTCCTAGTGATCCACTTATGGCTGAACACTGGTTTAAAgaatatgaaatgtttgaattcacatTAACCAATCTTGAAATTCCTGAGCTAAAAACTGGAACTGGTCTTATCGGATAATGCGCTTTTGGCCTTTCAGGCAAGAGTTTAATATTCTCTGAAGCACATTTTGTTACATTACCATTGGCGTCAACAGTTTCAGATTTGGGCTCTTTTTCTTCAGAGTGACTTTTTGCAGTCAATGCATCAATTGAGAATGCAGAACATGCTTTAGATGTGACTTTATCTTGTTTTTCAGTTTCACTTCTTTTATCATCTCCAAATGGATTCCAAATTTTtgcctcttgtttattttcacattCACCTGATGTTGAACTTTTTGCGCCTATAACAAAAGGATAATCAGGCTTAACAAACTTGGAACTTGAAACCTGATCCTGTCTTAAGGGCTCACTAAACCTTCCTGGGACATTCAAACAAGTTCCTATTGACCGATCATCGAAACTGCTTCTATATTGCGACACCGGCGAAACTGAACTTGTTCCTGATCGGTAAATCTGATCAAATGTCAGAGGGGAAGGATTCTGCGAAAACACAAAATTCGGGCTTAGAAGTAGATTTCTTGGCTCTTGGGGCCCAAACCCATACAGCGGTTCCAAGCCGAGCGGTGGTAAGTGCAAGTCTGAAACTGGTGACAGATATCTTGATGATGCCGGCAGGGGTCGATGAAAATGTTGACCAATGGAAAGAGGCGAGAGTGGGTCAATCAAGGGCGACCTGAAGAGGGATGGCAAATAAGCGGGCTCGGAGAAGCTTGACGCACCTGAAAAATAGCAGATGCAATGTGTATTATATACAGATTTATTCTTGCTATTGTTTATAATGTACATATcatacagggctttttctatagtacccacgggtccgactattggacccattcccaaagcaaattataagatattttccccaatcttcagaaaaaaatcctaataaaaaaaaaaaaaaaatatttttttattttttttagacaGTCTTTTAACCTGCACTGGTTCATTTTCaccatcctaataaattatgtgatgtaaagattttttggtaattgaactcattcagagatcagtatgaaatattatctgtcatgatttattgcaatagatatttacaccccaaggattgataatttttgggtcttttaaactaatattaaatcatttcctaattcgcaggaggctagacagctttttctgtaaaatttcccaatttagGCATTTTCACGaagcaaaatttcccaaaacgtctagggtctttttcccaaaatgggcagaaaaagccctgtcaTATTGGTATTCATCAAACATCAGATTGCAATATCTTATGTTAGACTAACATATTAGGAAATAGAGAAACTTATTCGAACGAAAGCCGAGCTGATAATGTTTCTCGGCAATTTGGGGAAAAGTTGttcaaaagcaacaataaaTACTTTGATTGGCGTTTTCAAtcaatttaccaaaaaaataccCGCACCAGTAAATCAACATGTTGGTACATGTAGGATAATACGGTACCTCTGTACCTACATACCCACGCCTTAAACTGTGGGTAaagaaacaatttgtttataattaatcaTGGCCTTATTTTCATTCTTTCTATGAATGTATATTGTCCTggattttataatttataaaacaaaagttttttctgaacaatttctgattttttgtaaagaaaatagtttgatttacaaataaGAAGAATATCCAGCAGATTATATATTGACTATTAAGTGAGGTTAGGACCATAACAAACTGAGTCTCAGTGTTATCAATAAGAACCAGCTGCCAGCCAAGACGGCTGGTTCAAGTGGCAACTGGGCAAGCTCAAGATTGAAAAAATATCCAGCAAGTGgattttaagtagaataagttTTGGCTGGTGGGCTACTTTACtttttgagacagttcaactgacacttattgagaaccctggaGAACCTTCATAATCTTTTAACACTCTCCTCAACAGCttcaaatattattcaaataatctGCAGAATTTTATATACATCTATAATTATTTCTAATATATCACTTGTTCAACAGTATTATGTGCATAATATTTACTGATgttaaaatgtacacaaaagttaagaaaataaaaaagaacccGGCAGTGTTGACCACTCACCTGCAGGTCCAGTGACTGATCCAAGAGCGGGAACGTGAAGACCACCCAGCGGGAATGAGCTTCTAGTGGATGTGTGTGTTGTCCATGCAGCGTTAAATGGTGGTGGATAGCCAGGATAATGGGACATAGTTTATCACATGGCTGACTACGAGAAAAACAGGAAAATCGGGGAAACGTTGACGGAACATGACATCGATTTGTGTGCTTCAATGTATCTTGATGTGATCATTAATTTGAATGAGATTTgctacatgtacttgtacacATATGGTTCCTCATATGCTTTCTGATGCTTCTTATCCGTCGGCGATGAAATGGCacctgaaagaaaatgttcatgttaCAAGATTGTTTTTGTGTGcctcatttttttctttgacaaACTCAAGTCAGAATGAGATTTTTCttgcttttaaacataaatctaagAAAATCATTAGATGAAATGAGACTTcttgtattaaaacataataaacaaatttaaattagttttaacCTTCAGATATTAAGTGACAATAAGATTGAtctaattgaaacaaaaaacttcattgttattgttttccacCTTGTGAATGGGAAGGGCCCTTTGAAATgtgaatatacatgtagcaaCAAAATGCCTAAAAACTGTGAATTTATCGTAGTATATTCGAACAGCATTCAAGCATATCTGAACTAGTTTTTACTTTTACTTGTtaagtgttttttgttgttgttttttagtctAGGATtgtaaattttgagtacaatattgtcagaaaacagtaatgcattttatatagaaaatggGGCCAAATTTCACCCCAATTTTTGGTTGAAACCCCCCACTGAACTCTAAAATAATAACTCATAAATTCCACCAATCTAAATctaaatttttgacaatttgaaGGCCATGAATTTAGAGTGGTGATCTGCTTGTTTTTTTAACTCAGTTGTGACATTATGCAATAAGTTTTATTCAAGATTGTAAAAGAATGGTCAAAGTTAGAGAGCATATTTTAAAGTGTGACGCGGCAAATgccatgaataaaacataaaagttaaaatagttcacctttatcttaaatataaacagtcaccacaattagacttttggatgaacaaccCTAAATTCACAACACCATTTTTAGCCCAAATAATGTTAACAAGCCCTGCTTGATATACTGCAGATTATCATTACGAGTTAGCCACAATAATGTGTGTTAGGGGAACTTTTGGACATTCATAACACCACATTAGTACACCaattcataccaatgtaaaatatattcttcgacTGTAACTCCATAATAACACTGAATTGTTCAATAAAGCCACATAGCAACAAAAATCATTTAGTGGCCAATATATTTTACTAGTGACACTAGTTTTCTATGAAAAACTTATGCAGATCGGCTTCTGTCAACTTTTCATTGCTATTTTGGtttactgaaaatgatgttttcttttcGATTATTAGCAGGTGCGTTATCTTTCTGAACAATATTCTTTGCACTTAGATTTGGCATTGGAAAAGACATAGTATACTATGGACGCATAGAGTCACCAAAACCACAAATATTCAAAAGACTCTGAAGCAGCTGTTTATTTGGACTACATTATGAGTAAGCCTGAAACCCCTCAGCAAAGTTTGCAGGCTTGATCTTTTATCGACCTCCGTTTCTTTCAGCGCTGCAATTTCATTTctcatataaaaaaacaagtgttCCACACAATTAACAAGTAATGTTCACTCTCTTAAACGCAATGAACTCATACAAACATGCAAATGATTAAAGAAGGGCTTATATTTCTGCTTCACCGCATTCATTAGCAACCATTttggatttttaaaaacaaatttatcacAACACACAGTgtataccttatgtctatgcAGCAGGCAGATGATTTCTTTATGCAACAGTGTACACTTTTGTTCACATACACACGACATATTGTACGACTAGGTTGCGGATGCTGGGAAATTGTGTCATTCTTAAACAAAGGCGGACATttaacatgcaatttatttaaGAGCGGCATGCAACACATGTCTATTGTCTATGGCATTACAACACTTATGTCTTACAGATTATTACTGCACAGGGATTCAACACGATTGCACTGAATTAAGTGTGAAAATCGAGTAGACAACACAATAGGCTTGCTGACTGACTGTCAAATGATAATGAGCTGTGCAGCCTCTTTTAATCTGATCACGTGACCTGGGGGAGAAGCATTTAATAGTCATTAAAAATAAtcgttttcaaaagcatttttatgtatgaatatttcaaaaatatttaaaaaaatcttcttgCGTTAAGAATAGATTTGGTAAGTCTTATTATGTACTTTTTTTGGAACAATATTCTTATGCGATATCAATTTTAGCTGTGCATAATAGTGGATCCCGagggaaatgacgtcatagtcATCTGTGTTTACTTCCGCATTGGAGTAGTAGTAatactttgtttgtttttcgttaatatttttttaatttacaaaaatgaatcGACTCTTTGGACGGGGGAAGCCGAAAGAGCCTGCACCGAACCTTACTGACTGTGTTTCGAATGTAAGTACTGATTTGTAAGTTTGTGATCTAGTTAATAATTATTGAACCGAAAATCCGTCACATATTTTCGAGACTCACTAGATATTGTAATGTGTACAACTTATGCGTTTTACTTTAAGCTTTCGATGAAGATACTATGTTGACGTATAATATGAAGCTTTGGTAATTGGATCCAAGAATATGAATTAACAAATTGTATATGGTTACCAAAACAATTCATagcaatatttgatttattgcgAAATGGGTTGAACTGTTAACTGGTTTAAGCATGAAGCATAACAAAATTACTAGATGGTTATGTTGAAAGAATTTATAACCTAGCATGGCTGGTGCCACTTGTTTGTTTGTACAAGATGTTACTGTCAGTAAAATGACTGGTCTTGTTCGGCCCTAGTTCACCTAAATGGCCGTTAACGagtcttttgacatttttttttactatggcagactcgtgacgtccaccatcccagcaaaaagttgCGAatgttataattcaaatttctataaaaatattattgccgattattaaacacatatttatatatgtcattatgcaaaaaaaaacatgttcagatatcataaaacacttaaatgtgtcgattgtttatcaagtatctgataggttgtgtacatgtttaaaacGGTAttcatgaatacatgtatgtgaaaataacaactcttatgacaaattaaattgtcttgaattataaacattgaatcattcaagtatatccactaagttactgcatcataaagcagccgactatttacacgattctgaaccatgacctctgacgtcaagcgcgtgatcaatacaatgtagaatttactatttattattggtggttaaaaatagctatgacgtttcatggaattttccacagaaaacgaggcaagaaggccttcaaaaccatgcACTTTGAACGCGTGTctgacctcctgattttccgaaaatgtgtaacctagaatttctcggaagaaatgtgtttatcagtcattagcaaaaacacgtttataagatacatgtgcaactagtgaaatacgaatgcaaaacgggcagaggaaaaataataaaaagcaatttactggagccgtcgtaatcagttgaaaattttaataaaataaatataactttagcgtagattcttatctagtgtccgcagagtttcgcggagttaacccctccgaggaatgccgagttcgttattcttcggtcgactgatcaccctcggagggccttaaattcaaactctgAGGAAAGTTgacagtcgataaaatcattgtgttggccgTGATAGCAAAAATTcgcggagggaaacggaaagtgggtctaactcgttgagtgtactgtattgaacaattttgtcattgttatttaacatcgatgcataatattactatatatattctttcgcccggtgttaaatggtagggagttgtagcgttacagggatacataagaaatgtcaaaataatagaAACTTTATCTTTTTTCAGATTGACTCTCGAGGAGAATCAATTGACAAGAAAATTGCTCGCCTTGATGCAGAGTTAAAAAAGTACAAGGATCAAATGGCAAAGATGAGAAATGGGCCCTCGAAGGTAACAGCATATAAATTtgtctgtttttaaaatgatgtgattaatttaaattaatttaaagaatttcttctttgaaattaaaatataattgtgtttgttCAATGAAGTgattaatgtaaataaatttaaagaatttcttctttgaaattaaaattgtttttgttcaattatttatagttttgatatacatcatgtttttgtttaccaGTCAGGTTAAACTTATGGACTAAGGTGTGAGCTATAGAGTTATAAGAGTGTGCAACACCATGCATTGCTTTGGTAGATTCCTTCTGCCCTCTTGGATAATTTGTACCTTTCTTAGAATTGAAAGCTTTCGATAATGATTGAAGACTATCAGCAATCTCCTTTGTTATATACAAACTTATTATaagttaattatataattataaatacatacaaacctTAAATATCTGGCAGTTAAAAcctaaaacaactttattttaaaaatattgttaacagtTTTTGTCAGTTTTATAGTGTTAAGTTTTTCAAAGCTCAAATTCCGCAATACAAATGTGCCCctaagcaccctgtccctttacTGCAGCACcctgcttttttttaaaaatctggtCAAAAACCTATTATGTACAATACATGTACCGTATTTAAAAGATTACTTGATGGTGACtcgttatgttttatttttgcagaACATGGTCAAACAAAAAGCAATgagagtgttaaaacaaaagaaaatgtaagtATAACATGTAGCtagaaaacatgtaaatttgctttttgtcatattaatgtcctgataaaaatgtatcttctgtttaaatattattgaaaatacaacaaaatgcaGATAAAGGTGATctaatgaaaaatagtttttgttCAGGGTGATTTTCAGGTTTGTTGAGAACAAATCAATATATTatgatgttttcaatttgaaaaattcctttatttttgtatcaaaaattTGGTTGGAAGGTCTGAGTAactagaaatgaaaaaaactctCACGTTCTTATCATCCAGAAAAAGCTATGTGCACACTGACTGTTCTTTCAAACAGGTATGAAAATCAGCGAGAAAATCTTTCAAACCAGTCGTTCAACATGGAACAACAGAATTTCGCCATACAGCAGATCAAAGACACAAAATCAACAGTAAGTGAGGTTTTATCTTGTAAAATTTGTATTGTTTCCTAAATATAGCCCTTTTATTTCTGACTTGAGATAGCATACAATGAGTTgactgattgttcagaactttgtttaagttaacaacttcattgttgttaacttttaaactttaaGTATGTTTTGACGGTTtcgtatattttatttaatctagtacagctgaaacagttgtctcaaatcttattttaaatatcacagATCACAAGTGTTTTCTTCAAACTTTCAGAGTATTGTagatttgaaagtaaacaacgATTACTTTGACACTTTTGTTTACTTAAAAGAAGTTCTTAACAATCTGTCCATTGTAAGTTTAATATATAGACGTTGAATTGAATTTTGTCATGTGAGCATGATTTGTGGTAACCaaggttttatttctttaacaatttATGGTTTAAGAAATATTGAGCCGGTATTGTGTCTTTGAATTTAAGATACGACATACTAGTACTTTCCatatctttttgtgtgtttttttttttaaatatatttaaataagcaAGTTTCATTGGTGAAACACTCTTAAATTTTggtacatgtgtatatgttcCAATAGTAGAGCAGATtattagttaaatataaagGATATTTAAAAATTGCTAAATGCTCATGAAAAAAGTCATTCTATGTTTATTTTTCCACAGGTTGATGCAATGAAAGTGGGAGTTAAAGAGTTCAAGAAGGCTTACAAGCATGTCAACCTCGATCAAATAGAGGTAAGGCTATTTCCCAGTCAGGGGAAAACAAGcatgtcaaccttgatcaaatTGAGGTAAGGCTATTTCCCAGTCAGGGGAAAACAAGcatgtcaaccttgatcaaatTGAGGTAAGGCTATTTCCCAGTCAGGGGCAAACAAGCATGTCAACCTTGATCCAATTGAGGTTATGCTATTTCCCAGTCAGGGGAAAACAAGcatgtcaaccttgatcaaatTGAGGTAAGGATATTTCCCAGTCAGGGGAAAACAAGCATGTCAACCTTAATCCAATTGAGGTAAGGCTATTTCCCAGTCAGGGGCAAACAAGcatgtcaaccttgatcaaatTGAGGTAAGGCTATTTCCCAGTCAGGGGAAAACAAGCATGTCAACCTTGATCCAATTGAGGTAAGGATATTTCCCAGTCAGGGGAAAACAAGcatgtcaaccttgatcaaatTGAGGTAAGGCTATTTCCCAGTCAGGGGCAAACAAGCATGTCAACCTTGATCCAATTGAGGTTATGCTATTTCCCAGTCAGGGGAAAACAAGcatgtcaaccttgatcaaatTGAGGTAAGGATATTTCCCAGTCAGGGGAAAACAAGCATGTCAACCTTGATCCAATTGAGGTAAGGCTATTTCCCAGTCAGGGGAAAACAAGcatgtcaaccttgatcaaatTGAGGTTATGCTATTTCCCAGTCAGGGGCAAACAAGcatgtcaaccttgatcaaatTGAGGTTATGCTATTTCCCAGTCAGGGGCGTACAAGcatgtcaaccttgatcaaatTGAGGTAAGGCTATTTCCCAGTTAGGGGAAAACAAGcatgtcaaccttgatcaaatTGAGGTTATGCTATTTCCCAGTCAGGGGCAAACAAGcatgtcaaccttgatcaaatTGAGGTTATGCTATTTCCCAGTCAGGGGCGTACAAGcatgtcaaccttgatcaaatTGAGGTTATGCTATTTCCCAGTCAGGGGCGTACAAGcatgtcaaccttgatcaaatTGAGGTTATGCTATTTCCCAGTCAGGGGCAAACAAGcatgtcaaccttgatcaaatTGAGGTTATGCTATTTTCCAGTCAGGGGCAA
Proteins encoded in this window:
- the LOC128235218 gene encoding uncharacterized protein LOC128235218, producing the protein MSHYPGYPPPFNAAWTTHTSTRSSFPLGGLHVPALGSVTGPAGASSFSEPAYLPSLFRSPLIDPLSPLSIGQHFHRPLPASSRYLSPVSDLHLPPLGLEPLYGFGPQEPRNLLLSPNFVFSQNPSPLTFDQIYRSGTSSVSPVSQYRSSFDDRSIGTCLNVPGRFSEPLRQDQVSSSKFVKPDYPFVIGAKSSTSGECENKQEAKIWNPFGDDKRSETEKQDKVTSKACSAFSIDALTAKSHSEEKEPKSETVDANGNVTKCASENIKLLPERPKAHYPIRPVPVFSSGISRLVNVNSNISYSLNQCSAISGSLGNSSVHIDLTEADDCVSESVDQSQQIKTKVEHTAGEKNELRNDSNGALVNITKSIECSKGCAIEENKTDNREKKAKSSESDQTNDSKDSTASENVQLAENSGNKAFKKHIVKDLHVSLPVLRIEIPQTSKADNFGGLKSPELCSPKSCEFKVTSPTKGSTSRKDELLILSQQVNEVRKRRRSKELLSPSLVSPNRKGSNSVSASSDTKVLSPTLLSPKKVKKGNSVSAKSSECLLSPLSENCKKSKPKCSKVVARRWSLPDFVSRRAQNKRSRMSSTEGAISMLKSTEDSMSASISSSHLTDSDSDTQMSNDNTNKTYPESQPPLNTQTGFQENSGPHVPVGSQGYLPSYGVEGMNNDNHYYKMNPPQLCQSEPDNQKPYPCVQGQRFNEKPEILPPYNCYAANQSPGSVLPREPSFHSQEENSNFTSNLPGVDSSMDYDENSVMSDPGPMHPPSRCDSQSSVSNASQEPVLCKDGNNQVAPTQPSQEFSVPDEGQWDFLHSKQYIENIYSGHGCEAVKSESDEIRETDSPKVFIDLDKTTKEKKAQEGTKGNSKEGYGSKNYGKQFSRQVYSAGGQRTGLYGNQSFDNYNHMAGNRWGNFNRGDPQMGSQPNHPSGENFSGQQFDQAHQYRNNFQQQNYQNMSQSQNGGDKPQLNPSNYHGNEYNQNESFYNQNPPGKNFQGNHGNYGNGRYENGYYQNRGGNEFNSQNNMYPPTSNEQPSSRYPSQGFSGPQGNYSQHYNQQSSHCPPENMGQYHPEMSNFSIPRNASPASTGSEFNMEAPGVVPKKKRGRKRKIDKEPPDENKPRPNTIVMAPTKLGPMVDVDNPECTIDTYDYNNQIETIFNFSIEDDLSPIGAQFLQIEQRLCQKMLPIKYGYPVTVIYSPLTYAFQTHRDFVAKYCTSERTLLFLGMNPGPYGMSQNGVPFGEACVTRDWLKITGDIYKPEIEHPKKPVTGLACTRNEVSGARFWGLFQKVCKVAENFFKNSYVYNFCPLAYMSESGKNVTPPQLVHSELDQINETCDVALVELVKLMNIRVIVAVGKFVQQRASKALHNAGIMNVKVECILHPSPINPHANKGWEQIVAKQLIEMNVMHYLNPDMEDVQRCIEEWERIAQSNIKIPPIEKADY
- the LOC128235219 gene encoding charged multivesicular body protein 5-like isoform X2, translated to MNRLFGRGKPKEPAPNLTDCVSNIDSRGESIDKKIARLDAELKKYKDQMAKMRNGPSKNMVKQKAMRVLKQKKMYENQRENLSNQSFNMEQQNFAIQQIKDTKSTVDAMKVGVKEFKKAYKHVNLDQIENLQDELEDLTETSNEVQEIMGRSYGMPEVDDDELEAELDALGDEIGLDEDTSYLDDAVTTPSLILNLYNT
- the LOC128235219 gene encoding charged multivesicular body protein 5-like isoform X1, which codes for MNRLFGRGKPKEPAPNLTDCVSNIDSRGESIDKKIARLDAELKKYKDQMAKMRNGPSKNMVKQKAMRVLKQKKMYENQRENLSNQSFNMEQQNFAIQQIKDTKSTVDAMKVGVKEFKKAYKHVNLDQIENLQDELEDLTETSNEVQEIMGRSYGMPEVDDDELEAELDALGDEIGLDEDTSYLDDAVTTPSVPTSDPGGESVRDNVPVDEFGLPQIPAK